In a genomic window of Limimonas halophila:
- a CDS encoding PAS domain-containing protein, translated as MSGTVNTGQARQLCELVAHHSDGALDGAALVDSVRVPAIATTAPPHPQVVACNTAFAEMCGYTRDDIVGGTPEMLQGPETDREAAHAFVETLREKGRATTQLVNYRQDGSPYQVSIHATRVTQAADASSGGPIYVAFEEPIYTDREAVIARDDPRAAATGVENILRCVTNLSYRRGMPPSQWAALRYFARAHEGARNLTAFARQHQVTMGTASSTVSSLVNKGYLVKHAFRGPIEITEAGESMLADDPMHDIVAAFAEMPLDQRVQASDILAELREQLDCDGGG; from the coding sequence ATGAGCGGGACGGTCAACACAGGGCAAGCGCGTCAGCTCTGTGAGCTGGTGGCGCACCATTCGGACGGCGCGCTGGACGGCGCGGCGCTGGTGGACAGCGTGCGGGTTCCGGCGATCGCGACCACGGCGCCGCCTCATCCGCAGGTGGTGGCCTGCAACACGGCCTTCGCCGAGATGTGCGGCTACACGCGCGACGACATCGTGGGCGGCACGCCGGAGATGCTCCAGGGCCCGGAGACGGACCGGGAGGCCGCGCACGCCTTTGTGGAAACCCTGCGGGAAAAGGGCCGGGCGACGACGCAGCTGGTGAACTACCGCCAGGACGGCTCTCCCTATCAGGTCTCCATCCATGCCACCCGGGTGACGCAGGCCGCCGACGCCAGCAGCGGCGGGCCGATTTATGTCGCGTTCGAAGAACCGATCTACACCGACCGCGAAGCGGTGATCGCCCGCGACGATCCGCGCGCGGCGGCGACGGGCGTGGAGAACATCCTGCGCTGCGTCACCAACCTGAGCTACCGGCGCGGCATGCCGCCCTCGCAGTGGGCCGCCCTGCGCTACTTCGCCCGCGCGCACGAGGGCGCGCGCAACCTGACCGCCTTCGCGCGCCAGCATCAGGTGACGATGGGCACGGCCTCCAGCACGGTGTCGTCGTTGGTGAACAAGGGCTATCTCGTCAAGCACGCCTTCCGCGGGCCCATCGAGATCACCGAAGCCGGCGAGAGCATGCTGGCCGACGACCCCATGCACGACATCGTGGCCGCCTTCGCCGAGATGCCGCTGGACCAGCGCGTCCAGGCGAGCGACATCCTGGCCGAACTGCGCGAGCAACTGGACTGCGACGGCGGCGGCTGA
- a CDS encoding quinone-dependent dihydroorotate dehydrogenase, which translates to MDLYSALGPLLRHLEPERAHALTLRALRWGLAPAHAPTTDPILRQHIWGIDFSNPIGLAAGFDKNAEAVDGLFQQGFGFVEVGTVTPRPQPGNARPRVFRLPEDDAVINRLGFNSAGVAVVRDRLAALHSRGVAGPVGVNVGKNRDRVDAPTEYAWAAGALAPYADYVTINVSSPNTPGLRDLQGADKLGHLIARVREAMDAACPEGAPPLLLKVAPDLEMAAMADIASVVFAQHVDGLIVGNTTTSRPKALRGGYRTERGGLSGRPLFELSTHVLKTMYALTEGQVPIVGVGGIASGADAYAKIRAGASLVQLYTALIYHGPALVPSIASDLAARLRADGFESIAAAVGADA; encoded by the coding sequence ATGGATCTGTACAGCGCCCTGGGGCCGCTGCTCCGCCACCTGGAGCCCGAACGCGCGCACGCCCTGACGCTGCGCGCGCTGCGCTGGGGCCTGGCGCCGGCCCACGCGCCGACAACCGACCCCATTCTGCGCCAGCACATCTGGGGCATCGATTTTTCGAACCCCATCGGGCTCGCCGCCGGGTTCGACAAGAACGCCGAGGCGGTGGACGGGCTGTTCCAGCAGGGCTTCGGCTTCGTCGAGGTGGGCACCGTCACCCCGCGCCCGCAGCCCGGCAACGCGCGCCCGCGCGTCTTTCGGCTGCCGGAGGACGACGCCGTCATCAACCGCCTGGGCTTCAACAGCGCGGGCGTGGCGGTGGTGCGCGACCGCCTGGCCGCCCTGCACAGCCGCGGCGTCGCGGGCCCCGTGGGCGTCAACGTGGGCAAGAACCGCGACCGCGTGGACGCGCCCACGGAATACGCCTGGGCGGCGGGCGCGCTCGCGCCCTACGCCGACTACGTCACGATCAACGTCTCCTCACCCAACACACCGGGGCTGCGCGACCTTCAGGGGGCGGACAAGCTGGGCCACCTGATCGCCCGCGTGCGCGAGGCCATGGACGCGGCCTGCCCCGAGGGCGCGCCGCCGCTGCTGCTCAAGGTCGCGCCCGACCTGGAGATGGCGGCGATGGCCGACATCGCCAGCGTCGTCTTCGCCCAGCACGTCGACGGCCTGATCGTCGGCAACACCACCACCAGCCGGCCCAAGGCGCTGCGCGGCGGCTACCGCACCGAGCGCGGCGGGCTCAGCGGGCGGCCGCTGTTCGAGCTGTCCACCCACGTGCTCAAGACGATGTACGCGCTCACCGAAGGGCAGGTGCCCATCGTCGGCGTGGGCGGCATCGCCAGCGGCGCCGACGCCTACGCCAAGATCCGCGCCGGGGCCAGCCTGGTGCAGCTCTACACCGCCCTGATCTACCACGGGCCCGCACTGGTGCCGTCGATTGCATCCGACCTCGCCGCCCGCCTGCGCGCCGACGGCTTCGAGTCGATTGCCGCCGCCGTTGGGGCCGATGCCTGA
- a CDS encoding cell wall hydrolase, which yields MTAAPELSERVAGRLYAHGDHAVRTLEAVAAAEANRVRRTRELPEADPPPTGDRLAAMCRRIARRALATRRADGIDGATAYHEAGESPAWARAERPVAQVGEMLFYDPAGSAGGETGSQHS from the coding sequence ATGACCGCCGCCCCCGAGCTGAGCGAACGCGTCGCCGGGCGGCTCTACGCCCACGGCGACCACGCCGTGCGCACGCTGGAGGCGGTCGCCGCCGCCGAGGCCAACCGCGTGCGCCGCACCCGCGAGCTGCCCGAGGCCGACCCGCCGCCGACCGGCGACCGCCTCGCCGCGATGTGCCGGCGCATCGCCCGGCGCGCGCTCGCCACCCGGCGGGCGGACGGGATCGACGGCGCCACCGCCTACCACGAGGCGGGCGAAAGCCCGGCCTGGGCGCGCGCCGAGCGTCCGGTGGCCCAGGTGGGGGAGATGCTGTTCTACGATCCGGCCGGGTCGGCGGGCGGCGAAACCGGATCGCAGCACTCTTGA
- the terL gene encoding phage terminase large subunit, whose product MSVPGFPEFVWLWYRQQGASTPRLHLRIADWLAERWRRGERELLLMAFRSAGKSTILGLFAAWLLGRDPDRRILVLAADQALAVKMVRNVKAIVEQHAFLAALRPERARQWASDRFTVARPSELRDPSVLGQGATGNITGCRADVVIGDDVEVPNTADTGEKRAELRRRLAELDYVLTPGGVQLYAGTPHTYYTIYAREPRPEVGEHEPFLAGFARLEIPLLDEEGRSAWPERYPPEQIAAMRRRSGPNKFASQMQLQPVNVAESRLDPDRLVPYEAELAYQEGNQQAVLSLMGRRLVSASCWWDPAYGAPTGGDSSVIAAVFVDDAGRYHLHRIAYLTHDPARAAEVDEATQLCRQAAAFARDLYLPSIALETNGVGRFLPGLLRRELARMGVPCAVTEIASRRPKATRILEAFDAPLAAGVLYAHASVRDTPFVREMREWRPEASGQRDDGLDAVAGALASEPVRLPRHPPVGRRSWPGHGGAVHGRFSV is encoded by the coding sequence GTGAGCGTCCCCGGCTTTCCGGAGTTCGTCTGGCTCTGGTACCGCCAGCAGGGCGCGAGCACGCCGCGCCTGCACCTGCGCATCGCCGACTGGCTGGCCGAGCGCTGGCGCCGCGGCGAGCGCGAGCTGCTGCTGATGGCGTTCCGCAGCGCCGGCAAGTCCACGATCCTGGGCCTCTTCGCGGCGTGGCTGCTCGGCCGCGACCCCGACCGGCGCATCCTCGTCCTGGCGGCGGACCAGGCGCTCGCGGTGAAGATGGTGCGCAACGTCAAGGCGATCGTGGAGCAGCACGCCTTCCTGGCGGCGCTGCGGCCCGAGCGCGCGCGCCAGTGGGCGAGCGACCGCTTCACCGTCGCCCGCCCCTCGGAGCTGCGCGATCCCTCGGTGCTCGGCCAGGGCGCGACCGGCAACATCACGGGCTGCCGCGCCGACGTCGTCATCGGCGACGACGTGGAGGTGCCCAACACCGCCGACACGGGCGAAAAGCGCGCCGAGCTGCGGCGCCGCCTGGCGGAGCTGGACTACGTGCTCACGCCGGGCGGGGTGCAGCTCTACGCCGGCACGCCGCACACCTACTACACCATCTACGCGCGCGAGCCGCGGCCGGAGGTGGGCGAGCACGAACCCTTCCTCGCGGGTTTCGCGCGCCTGGAGATCCCGCTGCTGGACGAGGAAGGCCGCTCGGCGTGGCCGGAGCGCTACCCGCCCGAGCAGATCGCCGCCATGCGCCGGCGCTCGGGGCCGAACAAGTTCGCCAGCCAGATGCAGCTCCAGCCGGTGAACGTGGCGGAGAGCCGCCTCGATCCCGACCGCCTCGTGCCCTACGAGGCCGAGCTGGCCTACCAGGAGGGCAACCAGCAGGCCGTGCTCTCGCTCATGGGCCGGCGGCTGGTCTCGGCGAGCTGCTGGTGGGACCCCGCCTACGGCGCGCCCACGGGCGGGGATTCCAGCGTCATCGCCGCCGTCTTCGTCGACGACGCGGGGCGCTACCACCTGCACCGCATCGCCTACCTGACCCACGACCCGGCGCGCGCGGCGGAGGTGGACGAGGCCACCCAGCTCTGCCGGCAGGCGGCGGCCTTCGCGCGCGACCTCTACCTGCCGTCGATCGCGCTGGAGACCAACGGCGTCGGCCGCTTCCTGCCGGGGCTGCTGCGGCGCGAGCTGGCGCGCATGGGCGTGCCCTGCGCCGTCACCGAGATCGCCAGCCGCCGCCCCAAGGCCACGCGCATCCTGGAAGCCTTCGACGCACCGCTCGCGGCGGGCGTGCTCTACGCCCACGCCAGCGTCCGCGACACGCCCTTCGTGCGCGAGATGCGCGAATGGCGGCCCGAAGCCTCGGGCCAGCGCGACGACGGCCTGGATGCGGTGGCCGGCGCGCTCGCCAGCGAACCCGTGCGCCTGCCGCGCCACCCGCCCGTGGGCCGCCGGTCGTGGCCCGGCCACGGCGGCGCCGTCCACGGCCGCTTCAGCGTGTGA